In Candidatus Vicinibacter proximus, the genomic stretch TTTATACATTTGGGCCCGTGTTCTGGCATGTATTGTTAGAGCTTTAATACCAATATCCTGAAGCCTTTCTGCTACTTCTTCGATAAATATAGAATTTTCATCCCAACCAAGCCTTGTTTTTACTGTAACAGGAAGATGAGTAGATTTTACTACAGCTTCAGTAAGTCTTACCATCTTAGGGATATCTCTTAAAATACCTGCTCCGGCTAATTTGCAAACTACTTTTTGAACAGGGCATCCATAATTAATATCGATTAATTCAGGTTTTGCTTCTTCTACTATTTCGGCTGCCCTCATCATAGAATCATACTCTGCTCCAAAAATTTGAACACCTATAGGTCTCTCCTCTTCATAAATATCTAATTTTCTAACACTTTTTTCCGCATCCCTTATAAGCCCTTCAACAGAAATAAACTCAGTATACATCATGTCACAACCTTGAGTTTTGCATAAAGCCCTAAAAGGAGGATCACTAACATCCTCCATAGGAGCCAGCAACAACGGAAATTCCGGCAACACGATCTGACCTATCTTAATATTACTCATTTCACGGCAAAATTAATTCTATCCTTCATAAAATTCCCCTAATCCAAATAATTTCATTGGTTTGATATGTTTTACGCATGAAACAACCCAATTCCATCCATTTAATTAAGCATAATTAAATATGCTTGTACATTTGTAATGAAATTAACAAAAACATGCGCTTTATTTACTTATTGCCTTTGCTTTTAAACTTTATGCCTTCCGTCTATGGTCAGAAGACCCCTTATGAAAAGTACTATTCTGCAGCTGAATGGCGATTAGTTGGTCCATTTAGAGGAGGAAGATCTTGCGCGGTAACAGGTATTCCAAATCAGCCGAATGCCTATTTAATGGGGTCGACAGGAGGCGGTATTTGGAAAACTTCGGACTCAGGTAAAAATTGGAAAAACATCTCTGACCCATTTTTTGGTGGGTCAATCGGAGCTATTGCAATCTCGGAGTCGGATCCTAATATCCTGTTTGCAGGCACTGGTGAAGAAACAGTTAGAGGCAATGTTTCGTCCGGTGAAGGTATTTGGAAATCTGAGGATGCAGGCAAAACCTGGTTCTTTGCCGGTTTAAAATACACAAGGCATATTAGCAGAATAAAAATTCATCCCAAAAACTCTAACCTCATTTACCTTGCAGCAATGGGGGATTTATATCAACCAAATCAAGAAAGAGGAATTTTTAAATCTGTGGATGGTGGAAAAAATTGGAATAAGGTACTTTTTGTAAATGACTCTGTTGGTGCAATAGATCTCATTTTTGATCCTGGTTTACCTCGAATAATGTATGCTACGACTTGGAAAGTTCAAAGAACACCATATAGTTTGAACAGTGGTGGAAATGGCTCATCCATGTGGAAGAGTTTAGATGGTGGGGAAACATGGAAAGAAATCGGTAAGAATAAGGGTTTACCAACGGGTCTTTGGGGAATATCATGTCTGACTATATGCCCTTCTCAAACTGAAAGGCTTTATGCGATGATTGAGAATGAAAATGGTGGACTGTTTAGATCTGATAATGGCGGAGACACATGGGAAAGAGTCAATGAAAGCAGGGACTTAAGACAAAGGGCATGGTATTTTAGCAGGTTATTGGCTGACCCATTAGATCCAAATACAGTTTATGTTCTTAATGTTTCACTGCATAAATCAACGGATGGTGGAAAATCCTTTAAAACCATCCCAACACAACACGGTGACAATCATGATATCTGGATTAATCCAGGAAATCCTTCCAACATGATAGTAGCAAATGATGGTGGAGCCCAGATTTCTTTAAATGGTGGGGCAAGCTGGTCTTCTGTACACAATCAACCTACTGCACAATTCTATAGAGTATCTACAGACAATTCTTTTCCATTCAGAATCTATGCTGCACAACAAGACAATAGCACAGTTAGAATTTTGCATAGAAATACAAAAAACAGAATTGATGAAGGGGATTGGGAATCAACTGCAGGAGGCGAATCGGGCCATATTGCAGTAGATCCTGATAATCCTGACATAGTTTATGGAGGAAGTTATGGCGGCTATCTGACAAGGTATGATCACAAAAATCAGCTTTCTAGAAATATTCATGTTTGGCCTGATAATCCTATTGGATATGGTGCAGAAGATTTAAAATATAGATTTCAATGGAATTTTCCAATTTTGTTTTCAACACACAAACCAAAAAAGTTATATACTGCATCCAATTACCTTCATGTTAGCTATAATGAAGGGCAAAGCTGGGAAACAATTAGTCCTGATTTAACAAGAAATGATCGTGAAAAATTGAAACCTTCAGGTGGCCTTATTACAAAAGACAACACGTCAGTAGAATATTATTGTACAATATTCGCAGTTGCAGAATCTAAAATAAAACAAGATTTAATTTGGGTAGGTAGTGATGATGGCTTAGTGCATATTACCGAAAATGGTGGAAAAAACTGGACAAATGTTACTCCTTCAGAACTTCCAGAATGGTGTATGATTAACTGCATTGAAGCTGATCCATTCCATGCGGGCGGTGCCTACATTGCCGCCACTTCATACAAATCAGGCGATTATAAGCCATACTTATTTAAGACGGAAGACTATGGAAAAAATTGGAAAAAAATTATTTCAGGAATTTCCGAGGAACACTTTACCCGTGTGATCCGAGCTGATCCTATTTCTAAAGGATTATTGTATTGTGGGACAGAAAGAGGCGCCTATATTTCTTTTAATGATGGAAAAAGATGGTATGACTTTCAAATGAATTTGCCTATTGTTCCAATTACAGATTTACTCATTAAGGATTACTCGCTAATTGCTGCAACCCAAGGTAGAAGTCTTTGGATGATCGATGATCTTACACCATTGAGAGACATCAAGGAATCTGAAAAGGAAAAATATTTTTTATCAAAGCCAAAACCGGCTTATAGAATAAGTGGAAAAATGGACAAGTCGGTTTCTAATTCAGGAATAAACCACCCGTCCCAAATAATGCTATATGTTTACCTGGACAGTTTTAATGTGAAAGATTCTGTTGAAATAAATTTGATGAATTCTAATGATAAGTTAGTTACCAATCTGTCTACATACCATAAAGATAAAAATTATAAGATCGAACTCAACTCAGGCTCCAATCTCATTTTGGTTCCCTTTAAGTTGGAGCCTGCAAAATCTGTAGAAGGGATGATTATGTGGGGTGCTTCATTAGAAGGCCCTCTTGCCCCACCGGGAGACTATAAGATAATTTTCAAATCAAAAAAATTTACTGATTCGACAAAATGCACAATTATCAGAGATCTTAATTATCCAGTCGAAGATAATGATGTAACCAGACTCTATAATTTTATTAAACTATCCAGAGATAAAGTGGATGAAGCACACAAAACAATAATAAATATACGTGACGTCCGTAGACAACTTTTTGATTTCAGTACCAAGATTGAAAATAACGAACAGAATAAGCCATTTTTCAAGCTAAAAACACATATAGACAGTATTTTGAGTTCAATTGAAAATGAATTGTATCAAACCAAAATGCAAAGTGTCCAAGATCCTATAAATTATCCTATAAAGCTAACCAATAAACTTGCGCATTTAATTGCTTTATACAACGGTGCATCCTATCCTCCAACCAATCAGGCGGAAGAATTGGGTAAATATTTGTCTGCCCTCATTGATGCGGAAATTTTGCGTTTTAAAAATTTACAAAATAATGAGCTTAAAGAAATTAATCAATTGATTCGAAAGGCAGAATGGGAGATAATTTCACCAAACAAAGTTGAAAAGTAATCCTCTTTTTTGGTGAAAAATCTTTGTTACTTCGCTGCATACAAACCCTATGGGATGATTTCTCAATTTACTCCGGAATGTGAAGGAGACATTACGCTTTCCTCCTTATTTTCATTTCCAAGTGATGTCTATCCTGTAGGAAGGTTAGATAAAGACAGCGAAGGACTGTTGATATTGACAAATGATCCTAAAATCAATTCGACAATATTAAATCCATTAAATAAATGCGTTAAAACATATTGGGTTCAGGTGGATGGTAATGCCGATGATGATTTTATCAAAAAGATTTCACAGGGTGTAAAAATTAAATTGAAAGATAAATTTTATAATACCCTACCCTGTGAGGCAAAAGTAATCCAGGGCGACATAAAAGTTCCTGAAAGAAACCCACCGGTAAGAATCCGGAAACAAATTCCAACAACATGGTTGGAAATTAAGTTAAAGGAAGGCAAAAACAGGCAAATCCGAAAAATGTGTTCATCTCTTGGTCACCCAGTGCTAAGGATTATCCGTATTGCCGTTGGAAATTTAAATCTTGGAAATTTACTACCCGGAGAAACCAAACCATTGTCCAGGCCTGAAATCTTTGCAAAATTGACATAAACAATGCTTACATCTAAAGAAAAACAAGCTTGGTCTAAATACTTAGACTCCCCTTTTTAAAATGAGTATCTTTGCACTTAAATAAATTAAACATTCATGTCTACTCTTATATTCTTGATTATCAGTTATTTACTTTTATGTTTGAGCTTGTATTGGTTATTTCCTAAACTGGGCATTGAAGCGGTAAAAGCATGGATTCCGGGAGTCAATTTTGCCGAATGGTGCGCCGCCATTGGACATAAGAAAACTCATGCACTGTGGCTTTTATTTCCAATCGTCAATATTTTTATTCTGGCAGGAATGAGTGTAGATTTGGTCAGATCATTTGGAAAAATGAAATTTTGGCACTCCGCTGTTGCTGTAATTTACCCACCGGCAATTTTTACCTTGATTGCCAAAGACCCTACTTGTCAATTTATTGAACCTGCCTATTTAAAAGAAAAAGAATATCTTAATGAATTGCATCTTGCACAAAAATCCAAGGACAGCGGAAAGTTTGATAGATTGCAAAGGCAAAGTCCCTATCATAAATCTGCAGCCAGAGAATGGGTAGAATCCATTGTTTTTGCAGTTTTTGCTGCTGCTTTCCTACGGATGTTTATTCTTGAAGCTTATGTTATCCCTACCCCATCTATGGAGGGTTCCTTAAAAGTTGGCGATTTTTTACTGGTTAGCAAAGTGCATTATGGAATCCGAACGCCAATGACCATTGCCATGATTCCTTTACTACATAATACTATTCCGGTGATTGGCTCAGAGTCTTACTTCAAAAAACCAAGTCTTCCATATTACCGGTTACCTAAATTGACTGAGATTAAGCGAAATGACCCGTTTGTTTTCAACTGGCCTGTTGGCGACAGTGTTTATTTGGGCAAAACCAGATCCTGGGCTGCCTTTCAGAAATCTAATAGCCCATATGCAGATGAAGATACAAACGGTGCTGAGTTACGAGTAAGACCTTTGGACAAAAAAGATCATTATATAAAAAGGTGTGTAGGGATGCCCGGTGACAGCATTCAGGTTATTAACCGACAATTGTACATCAATGGTCAACCTGGAGAAAACCCAAGACATATGCAATATCTGTATATTGTCAAATCCACAACTACGAATATTAACCTTAAAAAACTTGGTGAATGGGGCGTAAACATTTATGATACAAATGCAAAATCAGGATTACTTTACCTGGATCAGGAGCAATTGGGTAAAATTAAGGCTATGGGGTCTGACATTGAAATAATGCCCTACCCAACCCAGGATAATTCTGTATTTCCAAATGACAGAAAAGACTGGAATTTTGATAACTATGGTCCTGTCTGGATTCCTAAAAAAGGTGCAACTGTAAATTTGAGTTTAGAAAATCTAAGTCTTTTCGATCGGGTAATTTCAGTTTATGAACACAATATGCTTGAAGTAAAGAATAATCAAATTTACATTAATGGCTCGCAAGCTCAAACTTATACTTTCAAGCAAAATTACTATTGGGCAATGGGCGACAACAGACATAATTCAGAAGATTCAAGAGCCTGGGGGTTCGTTCCTGAAGATCATATTGTTGGTAAGCCATTACTGATCTGGTTCAGCTTAAAAAATGCAAGTTTGAAAGAAGGAATCAATTGGAAGAGGATTTTTCGATCAGCAAGTGCTCAATAAAGTATTTATGTATGAACCACTTTTTATTCTTTAAATCCTGCCTTTGCTGTTTATTGTTTTATCAGATTTCAGAAGCACAGTTACCAACATGCAATTTATATAAAGCGGATATCCATGATTTGAACGCTTCTAAGTGGCATTTCAACAAAATTAGTTTTTTAAGTAGTTTTAATTCCAATGGTTACAATAATCAACCATTTCAGATTGACGAGAATCATTTTCTGGCAACCATTAAAACAAAACAGGAGGAAAGCACTGAAATTTACTCATTCGATTTGATAAAAGGAAATTATACCCGTTTGATTACAAATTCCGGATCAGATTATTCACCTAGAATTAATTCAGGGATGAATAATGAAATCACCTGTATTCATGTACCTAAAGATGACTCTACCCAAAAATTAGTTGCATACGATAAGTATACAGGCGAATTTAAAAGAACAGTCTTGGGAGACCAGGGAAAAATAGGTTATTACAGGAATCTTGGAAAGAATAAGTGGGTTTGTTTTATTCTAGATGATCAGAACATCATGGCAATTTGTGAGGAGAACAGATTATCCAGAAGAGTATTTGCCGCTAATATTGGGCGTACTTTTGAAGCAACTTCTGCAGATGAAATCATCTTTGTTCATAAAATTTTAAATGATAAATGGCTATTGAAATCTTATAGTTTAAGTAAAGAAAAACTGATAACTATAGCAGAAATGCCTAAAAATGTTGAAGACTTTGCAGTATTGGAAAATAACAGAATTATTTGTGCTCATGACTCCAGAATTTTGCAACTTGAACCTGGTTCTCAAAACTGGAAAGAAGTAGCTGATCTCTCTCCACTAGGAATCCGGAACATCAACCGTCTCAACATTTATAAGAATTCACTAATTTTTGTTACTATAATTCCGTAAGTAGTTGCTAAAAACCTATTTAGATCAAACAGGTGAATTTGTCGATTTAATAAATGCCCCTGTAAGAATTGTTTCTTTGGTGCCTTCACAAACTGAATTATTGTCTGCCCTGGGTTTGGATAATGAAGTTGTAGGAATAACGAAATTTTGCGTTCATCCAAAGCAATGGTACATGTCAAAAACAAGAATAGGAGGAACAAAAACACCCAATATTGAAAAAATTCATAGGTTAAAACCGGATTTAATTTTAGCAAATAAAGAAGAAAACAATAGAGAAGATATTTTAAAACTAAGGCAGCATTTTCCAGTATGGGTCAGTGATATACACAATCTTGAGGATGCAATTCAAATGATCCATTCTGTAGGATTGATGACAAATAAAAGTTTGTACGCAGAATCAATTACTAAAAAAATAAAACTTGAGATAGATCGTTTGAAAACTGAAGAAAACCAAGATAAACCACTGCGTGTTTGTTACTTAATTTGGAAAAAGCCATATATGAGCATTGGTTCTGATACTTTTATCCATGATATGATTGCTCAATTAGGGTGGCAAAATGTTTTTGAACATAAATTAAGATACCCAATAACAGACCTTGAGGAAATTATGTCCTTACATCCCGATCGAATTTTATTGTCATCCGAGCCTTATCCCTTTAAAGAAATCGACATTGCTGCATTCAAACCAATTCATGGATTATTGGTAGATGGGGAGTGCTTTTCATGGTATGGAAGCCGATTGACCCATTCTTTTTCGTATTTTCGCAATCTCAAAGCGCTTATTCTTTCTGCATGAAAAAATTACTCCCCATATTATTATTGCTATTAGGTATTAAATTGACCGCCCAGATTATCCCTCACCAATATCTGGTAAAATACACATCCCCCCAAGACTTTTCTATCCATTTAAGATCAAGTTCAAAAGAGACCATTCTTGTTAAAGAACTGGCTGGCAACTACAATGTAGCACTTATAGAATTTCCTGCATCTTATACGAAGGATCAAGAAATCCAACTTTTAAAAAATCATTCTTCTATTTCTGCTTACCAATGTAATCACATACTCTCGCAAAGAACATGCCGCCCAAATGATCCAGAGTTCAGTCAGCAGTGGAATTTTTCAAAAATGGGTTTCGAAGATGTTTGGTGCTACGAGAATGGGGGGATCAGTCCTCTTGGGGATACTTTAGTAATCGGAGTAATTGATAATGGATTTGATTATGGTCTAACCGAATTAAAACCGAATCTGTTTGTTAACCATAAGGAAATTCCAGACAACAAATTGGACGATGATGGAAATGGGTATGTGGATGACTATTATGGCTACAACTCAGTAAGTTTCAATGGTGGGGACAATCACCCGTTGAACAATCATGGAACCAATATTTTAGGTCTTGTGGGCGCTCTAGGAGATAATGGAATAGGAATTACCGGAGCGAATCAGCACATCAAAATGTTACTTTGCTCAGCCTCCAATGATGCTCATCTGGTCGAATGTTATACTTATTTTCATAAAATGAAAGACCAATACCTGAAGAGTAATGGGAAATCAGGAGCATATATAGTTGCCAGCACCATTTCTTTAGGTTACGACAATGCGTTTCCTGATGAATTCCCACTTATATGTCCGTTGTATGATTATCTCGGTGAAGTTGGCATATTGAATGTTTGCGCAACAGTTAACAAGTCTGATCATGACGTTTCTATCAAAGGAGATGTTCCGTCTTTGTGCCCGAGTCTATTTTTAATAACAGTGACCAACACAGACATCAATGACAAAAAAGTGGATGCCGCAGGATTTAGTAAAATACATATAGATATTGGAGCAAGCGGCGAAAACATACCGGTCCTTGAAGCTGGAGGATCTACCGGATATTCGGCAGGATGCTCTTTATCTGCCCCCCAAGTTGGAGGAGGAATTGCTCTTCTTAACCAATATTGTGAAACCTATGCAAATCTTGTGAAAGCTTCACCTAAAGAAGGATTATTGCTGATGAGAGATTTTGTACTAAACTGTGGAGATCTGAATGAGAGCCTTCAAGATATAACCTCTTCGGGCCGTAGATTTAATGTTCAAAAGTCCCTGATTTGTTTGGAGAAGTTTTGCAACAACTTAGTGGAAATTGAATTTATTGAAATACGTCCTAATCCAGCAATAGGAGATGAATTAAATATTGTGTTGGGATTTGAAAGGTTTGCTAAATATAACCTAGAGATTGTCAATCCTTTAGGGCAACGAATCTGGCATCAAGAATTAAATTATCACCCTGGCGTAAACAATCGTCAATCTATAAATATAAGCAACTGTAATACAGGGATTTATTACGTTTTTGTTAAGTCTGAGCACGGAAGTCTTTCCAAAGCATTTATTAAAAAATGATTAGGATAGTTAAATATTTAAAAAAATGCTTTTATCTTTGCACCCTAAATTTCAAAGGCTCCGTAGCTTAACTGAATAGAGCACCTGACTACGGATCAGGAGGTTTCAGGTTTGAATCCTGACGGAGTCACCAGGTGTTATAAAAAGAATGAATTATGTCAAAAGTATGTGATTTAACCGGTACGAGGCCATTATTTGGCAACAAAGTCTCTCACTCCAATAGAAAAACCAAGAGACGTTTTAATCCAAATCTTCAAAAGAAGAGCTTTTACGTGCCGGAGACCAATGAATGGGTTGAGCTTAAAGTGACCGCGAAAGCACTCAGAACTATTGACAAATTAGGTCTTTTCGATTATTTAAAAAAGCTTGACAAAAAAGCTAATTCCTAATCTTTAATTTTAAATTGAGATGGCAAAAAAGAGTAAAGGCAACAGGCAGCAAATCATTCTTGAGTGTACTGAGCACAAAGCAAGTGGAAGTCCTGGCACCTCCCGTTACATTACAGAAAAGAACAGGAAAAATACTCCGGACAGATTGGAGTTAAAAAAATTCAATCCTATTCTCAGAAAATATACTGTTCATAAAGAAATTAAATAGTTATGGCCAAGGTATCCAAAAACGCAAAGGTTGCACAACGTGCAGCTAACGTAGGTTCCGGAAGGGACTTTGTGAAGGTTATAAAATCTATCAAAGACCCTGTTACTGGAAAGTATACGTATAAAGAACTAATAGTACACAAAGACAAGGTAAAAGAATTCTTCGAACAATCTAAGTAATTCATTTTTAGCCTGTTAAAGAAATAATGAGAGGTTCTTGTTAAAGGACATCTCATTTTTTATTTTGAAAATATAGCAACATGGGCTTTTTTGATCGATTTTTTAGTAAAGAAAAAAAGGAAGACCTCGAGCAGGGTTTGGAAAAAACCAAGACTGGTTTTTTTGAAAAGATCACAAAAGCCATTGCGGGGAAATCAAGTATAGATGACGAAATTCTTGATGAGTTAGAACAAGTCCTGATTACTTCAGATATTGGATTAGAAACAACAGTTAAAATCATCGATCGCTTACAAGATCGAGTTGCTAGAGATAAATATTTGAGTACATCTGAACTTAGTGAACTACTGAGAGAAGAAATAAGTCTTCTTCTTGCAGAAAACAAAACAGAAGATCTTGACGACTATTACACTGGAAAAACCCACCCACATGTCATTTTGGTTGTCGGGGTTAATGGTGTAGGAAAAACTACCTCCATTGGTAAACTTGCCCACCAATTTAAACTAAAAAGTAAGAAAGTATTGATTGCTGCCGGAGATACATTCAGGGCTGCTGCTGAGGATCAATTAAAAATTTGGTCAGAACGAGTAGGATGTGATTTCTTCACAAAAGGAATGGGAGCCGACCCATCAGCTGTCGCCTATGAGGCTACTCAATTTGCCGTAAAACATGGACATGACATTGTCATCATTGATACAGCCGGAAGATTGCACACCAAGACAAATTTGATGAACGAATTAGGTAAAATATATCGTTCCATCAATAAATCAATGCCCGGGGCGCCACACGAAGTGCTCCTTGTTCTGGATGCAACAACTGGACAAAATGCAATTGAACAATGTCGCTTTTTCACAGAAACGACACATCTTACAGGTTTAATTCTCACTAAACTAGATGGCACAGCTCGAGGGGGAGTAGTTTTGGGTATTTCGGATCAATTTAAAATCCCGATCAAATATATTGGTGTCGGTGAATCCATAGATAAATTTCAGATCTTTAATCGCAATGCCTTTATTGACTTGTTGTTCAAAAAGTCAGATTCAAGCTTCTAACACAAATTTTTAAGACTTAATTGTCTTAACTTATCTTAATCTAGGTTAACAAATTCATCAATTTAAGTTAATGTTTTAGTGGCTGAGATTTAATGCATAAATTTATCATAAATAGGTACTTGTGTATGAATAAAATGTATTTTTTGTTGGCTGTGCTCTTTTCGGGGATACTGTTATTGGGTTACTCTGATAATCCTCCAAATGGATATACTGGCGCCCCGGGTGATGCTATGTGTACGAGTTGTCATACACCGGGCGGTCATGGCAATCTTAGCGGAAACGTTGAAATTTTAGGTTTACCCTCAAGTATTACACCTGGAAATGCCTATACAATTACCGTAAGAATAAACAACAATACCTCTCCCCCTACCGATGCAGAAAGAGGTGGATTTCAATTGGTAGCATTAGATCAGTCCAATAACAATATTGGAACCTTTTCAAACCCAAGTTCCAGTTCAGTCATTACACCTTCGGGTGGCCGTTCATATTGGGAACACAACCCAGCCAAAAATTTTTCAGGAGGAAATCAGGTGAATTGGACGGTTACCTGGACTGCACCGAATATGGCAGCCGGGCAAGTGGTAACCTTGTATACTGCAGCCATTATTGCGAATATTCCGAACGGCAATTCAAATGATCTTATGGACCTAAGTCAAGTTTCCGGTAACATGCCTGGTCCCCCACCCCTCGGTGCTTCTATTACTCAATTTAAGAATATTAGTTGTAATGGATTTGCGGATGGAAGCATAACTGTTACGCCCACGAATGGAGTCCCTCCTTACTCCTACAACTGGTCAAATGGATTGAATGCAGCGATGGTAAGTGGGTTAACCGCTGGAGCATATTCTGTTACTGTCTCAGACAACATTGGCTCCTCAGTTATCCTGA encodes the following:
- the dusB gene encoding tRNA dihydrouridine synthase DusB, giving the protein MSNIKIGQIVLPEFPLLLAPMEDVSDPPFRALCKTQGCDMMYTEFISVEGLIRDAEKSVRKLDIYEEERPIGVQIFGAEYDSMMRAAEIVEEAKPELIDINYGCPVQKVVCKLAGAGILRDIPKMVRLTEAVVKSTHLPVTVKTRLGWDENSIFIEEVAERLQDIGIKALTIHARTRAQMYKGHSDWSWISKVKNNPRIHIPIFGNGDIDSPQKALEFKNKYDVDGIMIGRASIGYPWIFREIKHFFKTGEILPPPDLIERVDAAANHLKNSILWKGERLGVLEMRRHYTNYFKGLPGIKEYRAKLVTELEPPILFEILEKIQSEFSGIQSLEFA
- a CDS encoding glycosyl hydrolase, with the protein product MRFIYLLPLLLNFMPSVYGQKTPYEKYYSAAEWRLVGPFRGGRSCAVTGIPNQPNAYLMGSTGGGIWKTSDSGKNWKNISDPFFGGSIGAIAISESDPNILFAGTGEETVRGNVSSGEGIWKSEDAGKTWFFAGLKYTRHISRIKIHPKNSNLIYLAAMGDLYQPNQERGIFKSVDGGKNWNKVLFVNDSVGAIDLIFDPGLPRIMYATTWKVQRTPYSLNSGGNGSSMWKSLDGGETWKEIGKNKGLPTGLWGISCLTICPSQTERLYAMIENENGGLFRSDNGGDTWERVNESRDLRQRAWYFSRLLADPLDPNTVYVLNVSLHKSTDGGKSFKTIPTQHGDNHDIWINPGNPSNMIVANDGGAQISLNGGASWSSVHNQPTAQFYRVSTDNSFPFRIYAAQQDNSTVRILHRNTKNRIDEGDWESTAGGESGHIAVDPDNPDIVYGGSYGGYLTRYDHKNQLSRNIHVWPDNPIGYGAEDLKYRFQWNFPILFSTHKPKKLYTASNYLHVSYNEGQSWETISPDLTRNDREKLKPSGGLITKDNTSVEYYCTIFAVAESKIKQDLIWVGSDDGLVHITENGGKNWTNVTPSELPEWCMINCIEADPFHAGGAYIAATSYKSGDYKPYLFKTEDYGKNWKKIISGISEEHFTRVIRADPISKGLLYCGTERGAYISFNDGKRWYDFQMNLPIVPITDLLIKDYSLIAATQGRSLWMIDDLTPLRDIKESEKEKYFLSKPKPAYRISGKMDKSVSNSGINHPSQIMLYVYLDSFNVKDSVEINLMNSNDKLVTNLSTYHKDKNYKIELNSGSNLILVPFKLEPAKSVEGMIMWGASLEGPLAPPGDYKIIFKSKKFTDSTKCTIIRDLNYPVEDNDVTRLYNFIKLSRDKVDEAHKTIINIRDVRRQLFDFSTKIENNEQNKPFFKLKTHIDSILSSIENELYQTKMQSVQDPINYPIKLTNKLAHLIALYNGASYPPTNQAEELGKYLSALIDAEILRFKNLQNNELKEINQLIRKAEWEIISPNKVEK
- a CDS encoding pseudouridine synthase; amino-acid sequence: MKNLCYFAAYKPYGMISQFTPECEGDITLSSLFSFPSDVYPVGRLDKDSEGLLILTNDPKINSTILNPLNKCVKTYWVQVDGNADDDFIKKISQGVKIKLKDKFYNTLPCEAKVIQGDIKVPERNPPVRIRKQIPTTWLEIKLKEGKNRQIRKMCSSLGHPVLRIIRIAVGNLNLGNLLPGETKPLSRPEIFAKLT
- the lepB gene encoding signal peptidase I, with translation MSTLIFLIISYLLLCLSLYWLFPKLGIEAVKAWIPGVNFAEWCAAIGHKKTHALWLLFPIVNIFILAGMSVDLVRSFGKMKFWHSAVAVIYPPAIFTLIAKDPTCQFIEPAYLKEKEYLNELHLAQKSKDSGKFDRLQRQSPYHKSAAREWVESIVFAVFAAAFLRMFILEAYVIPTPSMEGSLKVGDFLLVSKVHYGIRTPMTIAMIPLLHNTIPVIGSESYFKKPSLPYYRLPKLTEIKRNDPFVFNWPVGDSVYLGKTRSWAAFQKSNSPYADEDTNGAELRVRPLDKKDHYIKRCVGMPGDSIQVINRQLYINGQPGENPRHMQYLYIVKSTTTNINLKKLGEWGVNIYDTNAKSGLLYLDQEQLGKIKAMGSDIEIMPYPTQDNSVFPNDRKDWNFDNYGPVWIPKKGATVNLSLENLSLFDRVISVYEHNMLEVKNNQIYINGSQAQTYTFKQNYYWAMGDNRHNSEDSRAWGFVPEDHIVGKPLLIWFSLKNASLKEGINWKRIFRSASAQ
- a CDS encoding ABC transporter substrate-binding protein, whose amino-acid sequence is MLKTYLDQTGEFVDLINAPVRIVSLVPSQTELLSALGLDNEVVGITKFCVHPKQWYMSKTRIGGTKTPNIEKIHRLKPDLILANKEENNREDILKLRQHFPVWVSDIHNLEDAIQMIHSVGLMTNKSLYAESITKKIKLEIDRLKTEENQDKPLRVCYLIWKKPYMSIGSDTFIHDMIAQLGWQNVFEHKLRYPITDLEEIMSLHPDRILLSSEPYPFKEIDIAAFKPIHGLLVDGECFSWYGSRLTHSFSYFRNLKALILSA
- a CDS encoding S8 family peptidase produces the protein MKKLLPILLLLLGIKLTAQIIPHQYLVKYTSPQDFSIHLRSSSKETILVKELAGNYNVALIEFPASYTKDQEIQLLKNHSSISAYQCNHILSQRTCRPNDPEFSQQWNFSKMGFEDVWCYENGGISPLGDTLVIGVIDNGFDYGLTELKPNLFVNHKEIPDNKLDDDGNGYVDDYYGYNSVSFNGGDNHPLNNHGTNILGLVGALGDNGIGITGANQHIKMLLCSASNDAHLVECYTYFHKMKDQYLKSNGKSGAYIVASTISLGYDNAFPDEFPLICPLYDYLGEVGILNVCATVNKSDHDVSIKGDVPSLCPSLFLITVTNTDINDKKVDAAGFSKIHIDIGASGENIPVLEAGGSTGYSAGCSLSAPQVGGGIALLNQYCETYANLVKASPKEGLLLMRDFVLNCGDLNESLQDITSSGRRFNVQKSLICLEKFCNNLVEIEFIEIRPNPAIGDELNIVLGFERFAKYNLEIVNPLGQRIWHQELNYHPGVNNRQSINISNCNTGIYYVFVKSEHGSLSKAFIKK
- the rpmB gene encoding 50S ribosomal protein L28, with the translated sequence MSKVCDLTGTRPLFGNKVSHSNRKTKRRFNPNLQKKSFYVPETNEWVELKVTAKALRTIDKLGLFDYLKKLDKKANS
- the rpmG gene encoding 50S ribosomal protein L33, translating into MAKKSKGNRQQIILECTEHKASGSPGTSRYITEKNRKNTPDRLELKKFNPILRKYTVHKEIK
- a CDS encoding DUF4295 family protein; protein product: MAKVSKNAKVAQRAANVGSGRDFVKVIKSIKDPVTGKYTYKELIVHKDKVKEFFEQSK
- the ftsY gene encoding signal recognition particle-docking protein FtsY: MGFFDRFFSKEKKEDLEQGLEKTKTGFFEKITKAIAGKSSIDDEILDELEQVLITSDIGLETTVKIIDRLQDRVARDKYLSTSELSELLREEISLLLAENKTEDLDDYYTGKTHPHVILVVGVNGVGKTTSIGKLAHQFKLKSKKVLIAAGDTFRAAAEDQLKIWSERVGCDFFTKGMGADPSAVAYEATQFAVKHGHDIVIIDTAGRLHTKTNLMNELGKIYRSINKSMPGAPHEVLLVLDATTGQNAIEQCRFFTETTHLTGLILTKLDGTARGGVVLGISDQFKIPIKYIGVGESIDKFQIFNRNAFIDLLFKKSDSSF